A genomic segment from Gracilinanus agilis isolate LMUSP501 chromosome 1, AgileGrace, whole genome shotgun sequence encodes:
- the TMEM200C gene encoding transmembrane protein 200C, with protein MIATGGLLRISARKQDPLRPQSQVPKRKRKAKKKRKNDVVVVKGKLKLCSISGLIALCGILVLLVGIAMAVVGYWPKASGTHREGAKHLSPGGSGLQALTTASSSVRASSNNSSSKHQWRDRSGAPSLANSESNSSSVLATKSPPPARAVSPSSSSSSSSSTSVGFLFQLFSGYLHSDKLKVFGPLIMGIGIFLFICANAVLHENRDKKTKIINLRDLYSTVIDVHSLRAKDLAAAAAAAAAAASSSSATTSGPPAASPLNGFISYVQSRGLELKPGSSSPGDAYGAASMLAKGSWHPSALGGGAAGGGRGARGPLSPPDLASSPRCPREPPSLAEAVYSIYRERSVLAGRRRAAAAAAAAVAAAAAAAAASSSSPPPCSPPESWGRQSTASSIVGSSLSAFALLPLQGDRDGIGEGDGDGDGEGAGCSWQRPPGERGSLEIPRGEFELSLTDLSGIGSRCGSLRPEPHRSEDEEAAAGAAAAFTVTTRGQGGRLPRTGKYLALRRQSTSGLLNCRRAASPEPSPTPSSTDVDVDVLVEASTETSLPLGASPPALARATRRDSQRSQSDQSSSNKGYTPLEEAGTSLESIIDTPASKTQDCAENPTREESPQEGTSKEQQTVEQPRPVQRQFTKKEKLIMISRSHAIGMEDGELENTGL; from the coding sequence ATGATCGCCACCGGGGGGCTCTTGAGGATCTCCGCCAGAAAGCAAGATCCCCTCCGCCCGCAGAGCCAGGTCCCCAAGCGCAAGAGGAAAGCCAAAAAGAAACGCAAGAACGACGTGGTGGTAGTGAAGGGCAAGTTGAAGCTCTGCTCCATCTCAGGCCTGATAGCCCTCTGTGGAATCCTGGTACTGTTAGTAGGCATAGCCATGGCCGTGGTGGGCTACTGGCCCAAAGCCAGTGGGACTCATCGCGAGGGTGCCAAGCACCTGTCTCCTGGGGGAAGTGGTCTTCAGGCTCTGACCACCGCCAGCAGCAGTGTCAGAGCCAGCAGTAACAACAGTAGCAGCAAACACCAATGGAGGGACCGCTCGGGGGCTCCTAGTCTAGCCAACTCTGAGTCCAACTCCAGCTCTGTCCTTGCCACTAAGAGCCCACCCCCTGCCCGGGCggtctccccttcttcctcctcctcttcctcttcatccaCTTCAGTAGGTTTCCTCTTTCAACTCTTCTCTGGTTACTTGCATTCTGACAAGCTCAAAGTCTTCGGGCCGCTCATCATGGGCATAGGCATCTTCCTCTTCATCTGCGCCAACGCAGTGCTCCATGAGAACCGAGACAAAAAGACCAAAATCATCAACTTGCGGGATCTCTATTCCACCGTCATCGACGTGCATAGTCTCCGAGCCAAAGACCTGGCAGCTGCTGCCGCGGCTGCGGCCGCAGCTGCCTCGTCCTCTTCGGCCACCACCTCCGGCCCTCCAGCTGCATCCCCTCTTAATGGCTTCATCAGCTATGTGCAGTCTCGGGGCCTGGAACTCAAGCCAGGCAGCAGCAGCCCGGGAGATGCCTACGGGGCGGCCTCGATGCTGGCCAAAGGTTCCTGGCACCCCTCGGCACTGGGAGGCGGGGCTGCTGGAGGGGGCCGTGGGGCTAGAGGCCCCCTGTCCCCTCCTGACTTGGCTTCGTCCCCTCGCTGCCCACGGGAGCCCCCTAGCCTAGCTGAGGCGGTGTACAGCATCTATCGCGAGCGCTCGGTCTTGGCTGGTCGCCGACGGGCAGCAGCCGCGGCCGCCGCCGCTGTAGCCGCGGCCGCAGCCGCGGCCGCCGCCAGTAGCAGCAGTCCCCCGCCTTGCAGCCCCCCGGAGAGTTGGGGGAGGCAGAGCACAGCCAGCTCCATAGTGGGCTCGTCCCTCAGCGCCTTCGCCCTGCTGCCCCTGCAAGGAGATCGGGACGGGATCGGGGAAGGGGACGGAGACGGGGATGGGGAGGGTGCCGGCTGCAGTTGGCAGCGGCCTCCGGGCGAGAGGGGCTCCCTAGAGATTCCGCGGGGGGAGTTTGAATTGAGTTTGACGGATCTCAGTGGGATAGGCAGCCGCTGTGGCAGCTTGCGCCCGGAGCCCCACCGGTCCGAGGACGAGGAAGCCGCAGCGGGGGCGGCTGCAGCATTCACGGTCACCACCAGGGGGCAGGGCGGCCGTCTGCCCAGGACCGGCAAATACTTGGCCTTGAGGCGCCAGAGCACAAGCGGACTCCTCAACTGCAGGAGAGCCGCATCCCCAGAACCCTCACCCACCCCCAGCTCGACAGACGTGGACGTGGACGTTTTGGTGGAAGCTTCCACCGAAACCTCCCTTCCCCTGGGGGCCTCTCCTCCCGCCTTGGCGCGGGCGACCAGGAGAGACTCTCAGAGGTCCCAGTCGGATCAATCCAGCAGCAATAAGGGCTACACCCCACTGGAGGAGGCAGGCACCTCCCTGGAGTCTATCATTGACACACCAGCCAGTAAAACCCAGGACTGTGCAGAGAACCCAACCCGGGAGGAGAGCCCCCAGGAGGGTACCAGCAAAGAGCAACAGACAGTTGAGCAACCTCGGCCAGTTCAGAGGCAgtttacaaaaaaagagaaactcaTCATGATCTCCCGGTCTCATGCCATAGGGATGGAGGATGGAGAATTGGAAAATACTGGCctttag